A part of Antechinus flavipes isolate AdamAnt ecotype Samford, QLD, Australia chromosome 6, AdamAnt_v2, whole genome shotgun sequence genomic DNA contains:
- the LOC127540038 gene encoding zinc finger protein 260-like, with protein sequence MLQEIVTFKDVAVDFTQEEWGLLDPSQKLLFKEVMVETAGNLLSLELPVSREEVISYFEQREALWMLDQEGLRRHSPGEIRLEIKETPTELSHSVVETPNQWFTWMKSCATYERIQFREIHCECTECGKGFIKKKNLILQSRIHTGEKSYECNQCRKAFRNRAFLSLHQKPYTGEQPCECNQCGKRFRQKGDLIRHHRIHTGEKPYECNQCGKAFTENGALIRHQRIHTGEKPYECNQCGKAFRSKEGLIGHHRIHTGEKPCECNQCGKRFRQKGDLIRHQRIHTGEKPYECNQCGKAFRDKGGLNGHQRIHTGEKPYGCNHCGKWFIKKRTLLLHQRIHTGEKPYECNQCGNAFIENGALIRHQRIHTGEKPYECNQCGKAFRSKGCLIGHQRIHTGEKPYECNQCGKSFLKKGTLLLHQRIHTGEKPYECNQCGKAFIENGALIRHQRIHTGEKPFECIQCRKAFRDKRALIVHERIHTGEKPYKCNQCEKAFRDKRALTVHQRIHIGEKPYECNQCGKGFRNKRALAVHQRIHTGEKPYGCNQCGNSFGSKGNLTRHQRIHTGEKPYACNQCGKGFGKKDSLILHQRIHTGEKPYECNQCGKAFRCKKGLIDHQKIHTGEKPFECNQCGKGFRSKRGLTGHQMMHTGEKP encoded by the exons ATGCTGCAGGAGATTGTGACGTtcaaggatgtggctgtggacttcaccCAGGAGGAGTGGGGGCTCTTGGATCCATCTCAGAAGTTGCTGTTCAAGGAGGTCATGGTGGAGACTGCTGGGAATCTGCTCTCCTTGG AGCTTCCAGTTTCCAGAGAAGAGGTGATCTCTTATTTTGAGCAAAGGGAAGCACTGTGGATGCTGGACCAAGAAGGCCTGAGGAGACATTCTCCAG gagagATCAGACTTGAAATAAAAGAAACTCCTACAGAGCTAAGTCATTCTGTGGTAGAAACTCCCAACCAGTGGTTTACTTGGATGAAAAGCTGTGCAACATATGAGAGAATCCAGTTTAGAGAAATACATTGTGAATGTACTGAATGTGgaaaaggttttataaaaaagaaaaatcttattctACAATCGAGAATTCATACAggagagaaatcttatgaatgtaaccaatgtagaaaagcttttagaaatagaGCATTTCTTAGTTTACATCAGAAACCTTACACTGGAGAGCAGCCTtgtgaatgtaaccaatgtggaaaaagATTTAGACAAAAAGGTGATCTTATTAGACATCacagaatccatactggagagaaaccttatgaatgtaaccagtgtggaaaggcttttacagaaAATGGAGCTCTTATTagacatcaaagaatccacactggagagaaaccttatgaatgtaaccagtgtggaaaggcttttagaagcaaAGAAGGTCTCATTGGTCATCAtagaatccacacaggagagaaaccttgtgaatgtaaccagtgtggaaaaagATTTAGACAAAAGGGTGATCTTattagacatcagagaatccacactggagagaaaccttatgaatgtaaccaatgtggaaaggcttttagagacaAGGGAGGTCTCAATGgtcatcagagaatccacactggagagaaaccttatggaTGTAACCATTGTGGAAAATGGTTTATAAAAAAGAGAACTCTTCTTTTACATCAGAGAatacacactggagagaaaccttatgaatgcaaCCAGTGTGGAAATGCTTTTATAGAAAATGGAGCTCTTATTagacatcaaagaatccacactggagagaaaccttatgaatgcaaccagtgtggaaaggcttttagaagcaagGGATGTCTCATAGgtcatcagagaatccacactggagagaaaccttatgaatgtaaccagtgtggaaaaagTTTTCTAAAAAAGGGAACTCTTCttttacatcagagaatccacactggagagaaaccttatgaatgcaaccagtgtggaaaggcttttatagaAAACGGAGCTCTTATTAGACACCAaagaatccacacaggagagaaaccttttgaatgtatcCAGTGTAGAAAGGCCTTTCGAGACAAGAGAGCTCTTATTGTAcatgagagaatccacactggagagaaaccttataaatgtaaccagtgtgaAAAGGCCTTTAGAGACAAGCgagctcttactgtacatcagagaatccacatcggagagaaaccttatgaatgtaaccagtgtggaaagggttttagaaACAAGCGAGCTCttgctgtacatcagagaatccacactggagagaaaccttatggatgtaaccaatgtggaaactCATTTGGAAGCAAGGGAAATCTTactagacatcagagaatccacactggagagaaaccttatgcatgtaaccagtgtggaaaaggTTTTGGAAAAAAGGattctcttattttacatcagagaatccacactggagagaagccttatgaatgtaaccagtgtggaaaggcttttagatgTAAGAAAGGTCTCATTGatcatcagaaaatccacactggagagaaaccttttgaatgtaaccaatgtggaaagggttttagaaGCAAGAGAGGTCTTACTGGACATCAAATGatgcacactggagagaagccttaa